One segment of Mycolicibacterium sp. YH-1 DNA contains the following:
- a CDS encoding nitroreductase family deazaflavin-dependent oxidoreductase: MAAPKRPDQLDSRVLPVIFRHVGRAQVWIYRRTGGRIGGKWRVGAGFRKPVPTLLLDHVGRKSGRSFTVPLLYIHDGDDVVIVASQGGRPEHPQWYRNLVANPDTHIQIGARRSAVHAEVAGAEERKRLWPSLVEAYADFDTYQSWTEREIPVVVLRPR, translated from the coding sequence ATGGCGGCGCCCAAACGGCCGGACCAGCTGGATTCACGGGTCCTTCCGGTGATCTTCCGGCACGTCGGCCGCGCCCAGGTCTGGATCTACCGCCGCACGGGTGGCCGGATCGGTGGGAAGTGGCGAGTGGGAGCGGGCTTCCGCAAGCCGGTGCCCACGCTGCTGCTCGACCACGTGGGGCGCAAGTCGGGCAGGTCGTTCACCGTGCCTTTGCTCTACATCCACGACGGCGACGACGTGGTCATCGTCGCGTCGCAGGGCGGCCGACCCGAGCACCCGCAGTGGTATCGCAACCTGGTCGCCAACCCCGATACCCACATCCAGATCGGTGCGCGGCGAAGCGCTGTCCACGCGGAGGTGGCTGGCGCCGAGGAGCGGAAGCGGTTGTGGCCCAGCCTCGTCGAGGCCTACGCGGACTTCGACACCTACCAGAGTTGGACCGAGCGGGAGATCCCGGTGGTGGTGCTGCGGCCGCGCTAG
- a CDS encoding pyridoxamine 5'-phosphate oxidase family protein yields MGKNQRSKIVMSDDEITEFIDRSRTATMATVSGGGRPHLVAMWYAVLDGEIWFETKAKSQKAVNLRRDPTITVMIEDGDTYDTLRGVSIDGTAEIVDSDPDLLHRVGVSVWERYTGPYTDEMKPFVDQMMNNRVAVRVVPSRLRSWDHRKLGLPEMPVGGSTAQYLG; encoded by the coding sequence GTGGGAAAGAACCAGCGTTCGAAGATCGTCATGTCCGACGACGAGATCACCGAGTTCATCGATCGCAGCCGCACGGCCACGATGGCGACGGTCTCGGGCGGGGGGCGGCCGCACCTGGTCGCCATGTGGTACGCCGTGCTCGACGGTGAGATCTGGTTCGAGACCAAGGCCAAATCGCAGAAGGCCGTGAACCTGCGCCGTGACCCGACGATCACCGTGATGATCGAGGACGGCGACACCTACGACACGTTGCGCGGCGTCTCGATCGACGGCACCGCCGAGATCGTGGACAGCGACCCGGATCTGCTTCACCGTGTGGGCGTCAGTGTGTGGGAGCGCTACACCGGCCCCTACACCGACGAGATGAAGCCTTTCGTCGACCAGATGATGAACAACCGCGTCGCGGTGCGCGTGGTGCCGTCCCGGCTGCGCAGCTGGGATCACCGCAAGCTCGGCCTGCCCGAGATGCCGGTCGGTGGCTCGACCGCGCAGTACCTGGGCTGA
- a CDS encoding STAS domain-containing protein codes for MAKSRGTLGTFRYGNPAYECDGALIRAHSRRLATVVSVSGELSARNLDRVASRVGRFVIEESDFILDLGGLETVDAECRSLIHVVDDACRLAGVEWVLVAADDVADVLGLDDDEVTCSGARSVPAALRLFGDAANARHRALLPLLRRTA; via the coding sequence ATGGCCAAGTCGAGAGGGACGCTGGGCACCTTCCGCTACGGCAACCCGGCCTACGAGTGTGACGGCGCGCTGATCCGCGCGCACAGTCGTCGGCTGGCCACCGTGGTGAGCGTCAGCGGTGAGTTGTCTGCGCGCAATCTCGACCGGGTGGCGTCGCGGGTGGGCCGCTTCGTGATCGAGGAGAGTGATTTCATCCTGGACCTGGGCGGGCTGGAGACCGTCGACGCCGAGTGCCGTTCGCTCATCCACGTCGTCGACGACGCGTGCCGCCTTGCGGGTGTCGAGTGGGTGCTGGTGGCTGCCGACGACGTCGCCGACGTGCTGGGTCTGGATGATGACGAGGTCACGTGTTCGGGTGCGCGTTCGGTGCCCGCGGCCCTTCGCCTCTTCGGCGACGCGGCCAACGCGCGGCACCGGGCCCTGTTGCCGCTGCTGCGCAGGACGGCCTAG
- a CDS encoding STAS domain-containing protein has product MTTTIEDFRYGISAQDDEGALVRAYSRQLATVVSVSGVVDGHNLNQVLSRVERHVLDDDFILDLGGLDAVSAEGHDLVCAVERACRAAGVQWVLVAADEVVDGLNLDADQVTCAVAQSVREALRFFADVSGVRRRILLPLLGRTA; this is encoded by the coding sequence ATGACCACCACGATCGAGGACTTCCGCTACGGCATCTCCGCACAGGATGACGAGGGTGCGCTGGTCCGTGCGTACAGCCGTCAGCTGGCGACCGTCGTGAGCGTCAGCGGCGTGGTCGACGGCCACAACCTCAACCAGGTGTTGTCCCGCGTCGAGCGCCACGTTCTCGACGACGACTTCATTCTCGACCTCGGCGGCCTTGACGCCGTGAGTGCCGAAGGCCACGACCTCGTCTGCGCCGTGGAGCGTGCGTGCCGTGCAGCGGGTGTGCAGTGGGTTCTGGTGGCCGCCGACGAGGTGGTCGACGGACTGAATCTCGACGCCGATCAGGTCACGTGTGCGGTGGCGCAGTCGGTACGCGAGGCGCTGCGGTTCTTCGCCGATGTCTCGGGTGTGCGCCGACGGATTCTGCTGCCGTTGCTCGGCAGGACCGCCTGA
- a CDS encoding neutral zinc metallopeptidase — protein sequence MNRHSRVVAAISAACVAVLIAGCSPVTQGQAVSTLYDPFRAGGLPAQDGPSGVKDDAPPPTGEVQGSDGGDIDKLALLSVNDIAEFWGQNYGDLDGTFAPIENLLSYDSDDPSSPMVCNTDTYGEPNAFYCPSKEIMAWDRGVMVPIGREFFGDVSVAALMAHEYGHAVQHMAGLVADDTPVLVMEQQADCFAGTYVRWVAEGNSPRFNLSTGDGLNHVLAAAITLRDPILGPQDIDFVEDGHGTALDRISAFQMGFTSGASECARIDMDEIETRRGDLPIALPFDDNGDVQSGEVTLDEDILALLMETLGEVYQPSEAPTLSYEPAACPDAQPVPPTSYCPSTNTIAVDLGALQQMGEAADESNYVLLQGDNTALSVLTSRYALALQHENGDALNTPASALRTACLTGVAQAAMSDTVELPSGQSLTLTAGDLDEAVAGLLTNGLAASNVDSQTVPGGFTRIIAYRSGLSGDRDLCEARFK from the coding sequence ATGAATCGACACAGCAGAGTGGTGGCGGCGATCAGCGCCGCATGTGTGGCAGTGCTGATCGCGGGTTGCTCCCCGGTTACCCAGGGTCAGGCCGTATCCACGCTCTACGACCCGTTCCGGGCCGGCGGGCTGCCTGCGCAGGACGGTCCCAGCGGCGTCAAGGACGACGCACCGCCGCCGACCGGCGAGGTGCAGGGCAGCGACGGCGGCGACATCGACAAGTTGGCACTGCTGTCGGTCAACGACATCGCCGAGTTCTGGGGGCAGAACTACGGCGACCTTGACGGCACCTTCGCGCCCATCGAGAACCTGCTGTCCTACGACTCCGACGACCCGTCGAGTCCGATGGTGTGCAACACCGACACCTACGGCGAACCCAACGCCTTCTACTGCCCGAGCAAGGAGATCATGGCGTGGGACCGCGGGGTGATGGTGCCGATCGGCCGGGAGTTCTTCGGCGATGTCTCGGTCGCCGCGCTGATGGCCCACGAGTACGGCCACGCCGTACAGCACATGGCCGGGCTGGTGGCTGACGACACCCCCGTCCTGGTCATGGAACAGCAGGCCGACTGCTTCGCGGGCACCTACGTCCGCTGGGTCGCTGAGGGCAACTCCCCCAGGTTCAATCTCAGTACCGGCGACGGGCTCAATCACGTTCTCGCTGCGGCGATCACGCTGCGCGACCCGATCCTCGGACCGCAGGACATCGATTTCGTCGAGGACGGCCACGGCACCGCGCTCGACCGGATCAGCGCCTTCCAGATGGGCTTCACCTCCGGCGCATCCGAGTGCGCTCGCATCGACATGGACGAGATCGAGACGCGGCGCGGCGACCTGCCGATCGCCCTGCCGTTCGATGACAACGGGGACGTGCAGAGCGGCGAGGTCACCCTCGACGAGGACATCCTTGCCCTGTTGATGGAGACGCTCGGCGAGGTGTACCAGCCGTCCGAGGCGCCCACGTTGTCCTACGAACCCGCCGCATGCCCGGACGCGCAGCCCGTCCCGCCGACGTCATACTGCCCGTCGACCAACACCATCGCGGTGGACCTCGGCGCGCTGCAGCAGATGGGGGAGGCCGCCGACGAGTCCAATTACGTTCTGCTGCAGGGTGACAACACCGCGTTGTCGGTGCTCACGTCGCGGTACGCCCTCGCGCTCCAGCACGAGAACGGCGACGCGCTGAACACACCGGCCTCGGCCCTGCGCACGGCATGCCTCACCGGCGTCGCACAGGCCGCGATGTCTGACACCGTCGAGTTGCCCAGCGGTCAGAGCCTCACGTTGACCGCCGGTGACCTCGACGAGGCCGTCGCGGGTCTGCTCACCAACGGACTGGCGGCGAGCAACGTCGACAGCCAAACGGTGCCCGGCGGCTTCACCAGGATCATCGCCTACCGGTCGGGTCTCAGCGGTGACCGCGACCTGTGCGAGGCCCGGTTTAAGTAG